The sequence ttttttttctttttaaaattgaaagcTACCGGTTATGTTGGCCACATCTGTTTGCTGCTGTCCTGCTGATGATATTACGCACCAGGACCTCATTTTATTTATCACCCATATATACGTGTGTTATGTAAAGTCTTTACACATGCAATTATGGACCACAACATTAGCTGGaattcaaaaaaatctgcagtctAAGTTTTAAATCTTATTACTGTGGTGACATTACTGATGGCATATTTAACATTAAGAAGTCTGTGCTGGAATAATCTATGTCGAGTCCACAGGATGTTTCTGTTCCTACGTtattactccatcaaggaacgCAGTGGACTTTCGTGGTGAtcgtgtacatttgtctgtgcacaacataaGGACCAAGggactagattttggcagtgatacggcttatggtctggattcacggatttgttaaagatttctgtatcactgataATGGCACGGCATCACActtgcctgctgacgatcacttgattgcgatcctactacaaatgttTGACTGGAGAGTTTGAACTCAGATGTAGAATACTGCAGGGAGTatggcacaaaaacaaaaaccctcCAATTTATTATGATAATAATCTCAGAAAGGGCATTGAAAGCTGAGGACCACCCAAGGTAGAGGTGGACGCTGAACACAGGAAACACTGATGCTCAGAAGAACTGAGCTAGCAGCAAGGAACGCAGGAGAAGAAGCTCAGTCACTGAATCAACAGCACTAAATGATCTAGCACCTGAGTGGAGGAAAGTCCAGGGTTTTATAGACGAGCTGATGATCTggaatgagctgcaggtgtgtgaGGAACCACGTCctcagaaacactgaaagcTAACCAGGCAGAACAGAAGAAGGGAGGAGGGGTTAGGAGCAGGGAGAAACCAAACCTAACCTGAAACATAACAGGTGCAAtccaaccacacacacagagcacaatTAGAAATTAGAACATTGAGTCAGTGGCGTCATTAAGCCTATTTTAGGGGGGCTTCAGCAATAGTGGGATATGTGTAACAGCAACAAAGggatatttgcaatataatcatgtgCAAATGTTAATAATTTTATTGCTTGGTAGCTTGGCTTGGAACtccagtttttgtctgtttgtgtgcactatgtgttgctgcttgtttgtgtgtatctATGTTCAGGTATGGTATTAggttatttgaatttttaaaaaatttttaacctGCAAATGGGACTCGAGATGGAAATTAGCGATATGGCTAGCATCTCTCGTATTTACGGGTAAATTTTCATACaaactgtcccattttaaaaacaagaaaagctggCAGAGAGCGCAGTTCTCCACCAAGCCTGCTCAGTCGTTATAtgatttttgacatgaaatatttaataaaaaatgaccttgcgtgAAGCACacgcgtgtgttatgcatgtgtacgttatgtatggataccgaatcacgtgacctaaatttGTAgcagaattgatgggacttacaaacacccccacaatataatcagttgttccttgtatcatttccgatggataagttccgataagtccacaaaagtggatttgtagtagaactgcatcatgtgatcatcagcagacagctgatgtagtgttgtcatagctacagtgattccatgctgctatctcacaatgatacagaaatctttaacaaatctgtggatccagactataagccgaaatctaatcagttggtccttgtgtcatttctgaccttccctgaaaatttcatccaaatccgtttttgagtaacgtgtcgcacagacagacaaacgtaaatccgccaaggaacacggcggagtattaaatagatacatttttaaaaatgactcatcaCAGTGTtgcttaaatgttttatatcagAATCTGAATATgtattgtgatatttcagtgtACTGAATAATGAAGGCCATAGCAAAGCAAGGTTCAAGTTCTCAGAGAGAGCTTATTAGGAGAATGGGGACAAAGCTGTATAATTTATGTCAGCTTGTGATCGTTCTCCCACATTTACAGGTGCAGGGCTCAAGCTGGTACACGTCTCCACAGACTGTAGCTCAGGATGCTTAACCTCTGACCTCCACCATCCGGCTCTGACAGCCCCCCTACACTGCTCCCTGCTGGCCTCATGATGACTTTCCAACATGCCTTTacagtgtacacacacacacacacacacactgaaggtCAGCGGGTGGCGACAGAGGTGCTGTCAGCCAGCTGGGGTTTGAGTCCAACTGTAGTGTAATAATGTGTTCTCACCAGCAGAGTGCAGTAccagatttgtgtgtgtgtgtgtgtgtgtgtgtgtgtgtgtgtgtgtgtgtgtgtgtgtgtgtgtgtgtgtgtgtgtgtgtgtgtgtgtgtgtgtgtgtgtgtgtgtgtgtgtgtgtgtgtgcgtgtgcgtgtgcgtgtgcgtgtgtgtagttGTGCGTATTGGAAAGAATTCTGCTTGCCCTTTGGCAATGTGTGTGTTCCTGATTCAGGAGTTTGCACATGTGTACATCTGTGAATATGTGTTTATGTTTCAGTCTGTCTGCActcagtgtgtgttggtgtgttcgTACATGGGGAGGCAGGTAAAGGGCAAAACCTTACTGAGCACATGTGGGGAataagaaggaaagaaaaagaaaaggaaacggTGTAAAagagaaatggcaaaaagacaacagaaaattaAAGGACACAAAAGGGGGAGATGAGAGGAGAAAGAATTTAATGAGGAACAGAAATACATCAGAAGAAAGAAGGGTGGAAGATGATgataaaaaggtaaaaacataaaaatagtgAAAGCGAAAGAAAAGCTAAGAAGTAAGTCAGTCTGGCTTGTCACCCCTCTGACCCATATGAGAATAACTGGGAAGAGAGAAACACCAagggaaggagagaaagaaagctACAAAAGTGGAAAACTAAAATCCCAGGGACTCGAGATGAAAGGCAAAGATATAAATACATAAAGGGAGCGAGGGTGGAATTATTAGGGGAAGCTGGTTGGCAACAGCATCCAAAACAAACCCACAGGCATTCACTCTTCGACCAACAaacatcttttttattttgtttccacaccattcaataaatacaaaatacaaaccAGCTTCATGTTCATGAACGACAGTGATAGaaaaattcataaaatattacttAATTCAAAACAGGAACAACCAAAGCAGAGAAGCAGTGAGATCAAACGGACTTGGTCCCCGGCACCTACATGAGTGATACTGAGTAGAAATATATTCTTACAACAAATGAAAACTGCAGATTAGATGAAGAGACAAGTAGCAATGCTTTTTCAAGCTTTTCGCtgtttttggtgtattttttacagtcattGAACCCCACCTTGCCACCCACTATGTGTACTGTCTTTATTGTTGATTAGtcgtatttttaaaaaaaaaagaaagaaaaaaaacacactcttgcactctcacacattcacacagattAAACTTTCCTCACTGTGTCCGATGAGGGGTGAGAAGCTGCAGTAGCTACAGTATGGCTGTACTTCAAAAAGAAGCCCTGTCGATGAAATACAACTCACACAATCCGACCGACATTTCAAATCCAGCTGCTTTTCAGAAGAGTCCCGTTGAACAGCTGTGCCACTGCTACAGCTACACCGCAAGTCCCCAACTGTAAGTTTTGAAGAACCGAGCAACAAGAAATTCCAGCAAACACCGAAGGCAGGAAGCAGAAGGCAGCAGGTGAATAAAGTCTGGTTGGTCCTCTACGCAGCTTCATCCCTTCACTTATTTAGTCCTTTATATCCATTTTCTTTTATCCTGCCGTAGTTGCTCCTTTCTCCTCGTTACAATCCTGAAGCTGATAACAGGGTGGGTGTCAGGTGAGAAGGGAGGATAGAGGTGGGCAAAGAATACAGCTCTGGGTTTGGGTCCAtctgagaggaagaggagggggattGAATAGCTAGAGATGGGTATTGGGCTTCTATTAGGTGTGTCCCAGTGAATCAGTGTCTCAAGGTTCGCCTTTTGTCAGAAGCTTTCATCATCAGGTCATCGTCATCTCTGTCATctacagagaacagaaaaaaacacatcggTGCTATGGTTTGATATTTACATTGTGCCAGTATTTCACagcttcaaataaaactttttttcatgtcagGGTGGAAAAAACTTTGGAGGAGAATTTGAATCATCATAAGCCAGGAAAACTCTCCAGTTAAAGCCAGAACTTTTAACCACATTAGCAGCAACTAAAAGCAACATTCTGAGAGGCTGTATTACCAGGACCTGCACAAGGAGGATTCTCTCTTGTATCAGAGGTGGACAGTGACTTATATATTGTCCAGATCTATCAGTgcgtgtgtttatgtgtgttcttTGCTCACCAACACATTCAGGACAGCATGAGCCATCTGTGCGGGTGATGTTGGAGCAGGTCAGTATTGGACATTGCTTCCTCTGACACTTGGTCACACCATGCTGGGGAGAAAAAGGGAGGAAGATGATGAATTACTGCAAACAGTATGTGCaattaaaagtcattttaatttctattaataatgcactaccgttcaaaagtatggggtcacttagaaatgtccttatttttgaaagaaaagcagcttttttcaatgaaaaaaacattaaatgaatcataaatccagtctagacatcgttaatgtggtaaatgactattctagctggaaacggctggtttttaatggagtaTCTTCCTAGGGCTAGCACTAGAAGTTAACTGCTCTCTCACTAGCAGCTGAGCATGCTTCAATTCACCTTAGCAGAAGGGACAAAATGCGGAGGACCTTGCTGTGTGGGAACACTTTAAATTTGAGCATTGCGACACAAAGGCAGTGTGTATGGTTTGAACGTAGCCTACTGGAGTGACACATCGAGCATGAAAACTCCTGGAAGGCTGGAAGTTGTAGGCTGCTGTTTGACGGCATTAAAACAGGTCCATACTAGTTAGCAAACTTGGTTTAGCTAATGTCTGTAGTTCAGTCACTGTGATGAAGCTGATTTAAAGCTGATTTAAACAGTAATGGTACACATGATCAAAACATGCTTGGGTAACAACAACCAGTGATCAGAATATTAAGAAGAACAATATCAAGTATAAGAAGTAATGTGTTAACGGTGCTCCTTATTAACCCTTATAGCCCATGAATAAAGTAGCATTCACTCAATAAACTCTGGACTTGTTGAAATTACCCCCCTCCTCcaaaagtttaaatttttttactgattaCTACCTAAGCTCTGGAAGCACGAAAAATACTATTTTGGACAGCCCTTTTCTATTCATTTATAACTCCAATATTCCCTTTCCTTTTTATTCTATTGGTCTCCACCACCAGGAAATTATGTGGCTCTTGAGCTGCTAACCACCACGTTCCCCACAATGTGCTGACTGCACTCTACCTGTGAGTCAAATTAGACTAAATGAATTCTaactaaacaacaaaagttaGTATTTGCAGAAAATTAAATCCATTGATCCTGGTTATTTTATACTGAATTAAGAACTGACTCAGAGCAAACCAGCTGCACATATTTGTATGATTGGTAAAAACCGAATGATATCAACTGGTGATCCCACCACGAgaactaaaaaataaacaatggcAAGTTAGTTTCCTATTTTTAGAAGAGCTCAAAAGATCTGTTGAGCTGTGATACAAAGAAAGTTTACACTCAatttttgtccatctgtttgaaCTAAACGCAGCCACACTGACGGCTTCTTTGACACGGTTTCAGTTAGTTTGGACCTAACTGTGTTTCTCCTGCCCCCAAAAATAACTGACTATTGATGTAGCGCTTTTCTCTTCATGAAAGTAACACAAACAAAGGATGAGAGCATATCGGCCAACTAACCAACCAGTTGACTGCAAAACCACAGCCCGACATTACATAAAGCTACTTGGCTCATTGTTAATAACAAAATATTGACGTTCAGAGCCTTtttagagttaaaaaaaaagcattaaactCAGGTACAGCATAGTTGCTCAAGTGCTGGCTTCAGATCTTTCTTATCAGAACACTTGTATTGTGTTATGCTGAAAGAATTTACTTTAAACTATGATTAATTTCTTCAATATAATTTACAGTATAAAATACGCTTCAGTATCCTTTTCAAAAACATTGccttaattaatttttaaaggaACAATAACTTATATTTAGCATAAACTACTTGGATCAACTGGGTCATATTTCTTGGCATCACAATACTTACATCACACCAGCAGTTGATGCACTTCATCTCGCCCACCAGAGGCACCCAGGGATGCCAGCTGTCACTGTTCTGGTAATAGTTCTTTCCAAATTTGCAGTGTCTCGGGCCATCTGCTTGCATCATGTCGCTGTGCTCCAATCCAGCTGGGGTCCTGTCCTCCTCTGGACACTCCTTACAGCAGTCAGAGGGATTGCGTCTCACTGGTTGACTGCAGGTCAACGCCGGACACGTCACCTTCTCACAGTGAACCTCCCCTGTGGACCCCTACAGATACAATCCAGCAAAAACAGCAGGTCAGCAGCAATTCTTCTCTTCAGCACAAAATGCAGCTACCTTGTTGCTTTTTCCACATAAACAGTTTCAACATTCCCTGAGAAAGAACTGATGAGATATGTATTTACGGCTCTGCTACCTTTGAGTCTAATACAAATGAAATGATCCATTAAGAGTCTTTGAAAAGTAAATCCAGCCAGATGTGAGTGGGTTTATTGATGTATATTTACCTTGCAAGTGCAGACAGCACATTTAATGTAGCCAAAGGGAGGAACAAAGGGATGCCATGTGGTTCCTGGGGCGTGCATCTTCTGGTCTCCTTCAAAGTAACAacctgagagagagaaagaacagcAAGACAGTCAGCAAGAATAGTGCACAGTTGACAtgtagaaagaaaattacaataaaagagaaatcaatgctaaaaaatgttaaaagagacaaaagaaaatgcaaaagaggctgaaacagacGTGGTACCTACCTTCAGGATGCTCTTCCACCCTGTCTGGAGCTTTCACGTCCTTGGGCTCCCTTTTCTCTGTACAGGAAAAGGGAAATGGATGTATAAAAGCAGAATTAGTTTTAAGCTTTACGATTACTGTGGGGAGTACTTTGGGACTTTaccaaaaagaataaaatgtccacaaaaaccAGGGACTCAAATTACTACATCCAGCATAAAACCTGATACTTCACACGTCTCTGACTGTCTTACCATCACAGACTGGGCAGCACTTGTCATCGGGCTGAATGGTTCTGGAGCAGGTCAACACTGGACAGATGACTGGATCACAGATCACTGTTCGCTTCTGCggaaaaaatgcagaaagatGATGAGAAGGAAGTTTTGTTTGTAACAAAAGATGTTATACAACATTCAGCCCTTACATGCACTTTCAAAGATGTCAGACAAATGTATTTTCTAGCTTCACTTTAAATGCTCTAACATTCCAGTGCAAAACAAGCATCCATGCTAATTAAACCATCAAAGGGTCCATTTAATTTCTGCCTCTGTGTTTGTGGTTCTTACCTGGCAGCTGCAGGAGAAACACTTGTCGTAGTTGGGCGTCCACCTGGAACCATGAGCATGGTGCTGGTTCTCAAAGAAGCAGGTATGGGGGTCTTTCTTCAACTCCTCGGGGTCCTTTTGATAAACATCATCAAACTCAACTTCATCCGTGTCTGCCTTCGTCCCAGACTCACAGTTGTTTGGCACATGGACCTGGAGAGGAAATGTgtgggaaaagaaagaaaagtgataGATGGAGGTGGACGgcatgagagaaaaacaaatagaGACAGATGAAATGTGTGAGAGAAAaggcagagaaaagaaaaaaaagagaaaaggaaggtTAAGACATAAGAGATTTGTTGGCCACACCTGACTCAAGGCTGGTGTCAAGTCAACTTGTTAAGTGTTCCTAAATGGAGGGTTGCTGTGCACCCAAGCAGATGGCTGTTTATGTGTTGGACCTGCTTTCTATTAAAACAGCTTGAGCCTACTGTTGtgagtgtgtggttgtgtgtgtgtcatcacTTTCCCAGTTAGTACCTGGCAGTCTACAAGAACTCATCAACCACTACACCTGCAAAGCTGCAGCTAGGTTTGTGGGCGACTGTGGTCTGCGTTGGTGTGTCTCTAAAACCCAATAAAATTCACTTTTCATTAGAGTCTCTCCAGGCAGACAACACCTGCcagtgaaaatgtgtgtttttgtgggcTGGTGAGTGCTAAATGAAcaatcacacagacacataaacacTCAGATGGTAAAAGGAAGCCCCGAGGACTACTGCtataatactaaaaaaaaagtctggcaTCTACATCTCAGATTTCTGAAATTCTTGAGTTGACAGCCAAAAATGTATTCGGACAAGAATAATTTCTGCAATTTTCAACAATTTAAAGGagaaaatgtgtaattatctttATTGCCTTAATTTTTAGAAGCCAGTTTCTAGGAAAGCAGCCCAGCTTCACTGCGTGTTGGTATTTTACTGTGTGGTCGTCAAGTAGCTGCGTAGGAGAAATCACTGTGTATTCTGCTGTAGTAAAATGGTTGTCATGCTTCACGAACCTGTTCTCAATCGACATACATatgggttttattttttatctgtttacAATTGTTTTACATTGATGATACTCATATTCATAATTGTATAGCCTTTTCACTAAACTCTCAAAACTACGTGAACCCTGTTTATTCTGTCTGAAAGAGGAAACTGAACCTTTCAAGTAAATGATTACAGCTTGCAAAGAAACAGGTGTATCTGTCTAGTTCTGGTATGTACTTTAAGTATCCATAGataaacttatttttaaaagcacaatATGAATTTAGAAGTGGTAGTGTTTTCGTTCCATACCCGTCCTCGTATTTCTCCTCGAGGGTTCATCTTGGTGCTGACTTGAATGAAAGCTGTTCCCTGGTCAAGGTGTTGCAGTAATTCCGCGCTGATGTCTTTTAACACTCCCTGAGcctgaaggagaaaagaaaaagttactCACTTActctgtaaatgtgtttctctATGATGTCTTTGATGCATTTCTTGTATTTGTGTGTCCACTGATGTACCTGTGAGCCGTAGAAGCCGGTCAGCAGCCTCTTGTGTGCGGTGCTGCTGTCGTCCATCTCTCCGATCTCAGCCAGGCCGTGGAGGTGGGCGTTCACGGTGATGTCGTCGGTCCTGCTGAGGCCAGCAACAACGATCTCATAATGCAGGTGACACTGTTTGTCCACCGACAGCCAGGTGTGGCCAGAAGCTCCAGTTCTTACTGGTGGTGAAACAAAGTGGCCAGCGAGAGGGGTGGGCAGCTCTGAAGGTAGAACACAAAAGTAGAATTAGATAGAttgatattttaaacattttatgacCTCCCTCCTACCATTGCCATTTTCCCTCCCCTGCCTTCATCGATCCATACCATGTCTGGGTGCGTCGAGGCCACTATAAAGCAGGGCCTTGATCTGCCCTCTCAGCTCCCCCTCCTGGCTGTGTGCCGTGGCCACGTTGATGAAGAGTTCGTTCTGCAGcagcatgtgaatgtgtcgAGCCTCCAGACGGCTCCAGCTGCCCACCGCCTGCCCAGTGGTCTTGCTGTATTCTGGTGTCAAGTCGTAGAGGACAGAACGCTTGTTTCGTCGCCGTGGCTTCAACTCAATAGTGAGGCCGACGACATCACTGGAGAGACCTGCGACCTGAACCTGGAGGAGGGGCAGGGAGAAATGGTTTTGCTTAATGTTACTTGAAGTTTAACTGTGCAAAAGACATGTACATGCCATCGTTCTGCTGTGATTTGTTATGAATCTGACTAAGAGAGAACGCACACCGTAATTGTAAGATTTATTTAACTCTCTGGGGCTGCATCAGTCATCCACGACTGCAACAGCCCTCACTTCATACATTATTATTACATCTGTAACAGATGCTTGTAGGGACTTGCTTTAAAACCTGTCCTGCAGTGTGCATTTCAGGTGGTACAATGAGCCACTTCATGTTCTTATATTCCATTCAGGGGCTTAGTAGTCCATTATGGAAATCCAAAATAATTAAAGCAataatttgatgttttattcTCCAGTTTAATGCCCTAATCTCTTCTCTTGAATCAACAGCTACGCTCTTAGGTAGTGAACTGTGCACCaattacatttacaaaacagCGTATTGCTGATGTATACACAACACTGAGATAAAGAATGAGGTTGAGATCTGTGCTGTGTCCCAAGCATTTAGAAATCTACTgctacacaaaaacaaccttcAGGGAGTACATAGGAGAAGGTGTCTAGATAGTTTTCTGGAGTTTACTGTGCTACGTGAAAGTATGTTTCCACTTTTCTCCACACTTGGCAGCGTGGAACAActgaaaaaacaccaagaaatgGCGTAAACATAGTTTTGACAGAAATAGCTCAGTTTTTAGTGTAATATGGACTTCATATGTTGAATGATTCAAAtgtttttagtatattttttatttgagtCCTTGAGCtgcaaatgtgaaaacaatATTTGCACAGAACCAGAAACGAATATGTACAGTACTGACAAAAATCTACATAGTTCCTGTTTGCCTCAGGCTACAAATGTGAAAGTAATAAACTTTTTGCATAATTATTTGTGGTGGAAATTAAATGATTTGTTGAGCATACATATTCAAATACCCATGCtgtgctgaaaaaaatattaattacttACAGTTCtgaatttacacacacacacccatataTACTGTTACATAAAGAGAGTCCAAGCCCCAGTAACAGAACAAAATAGCTTACATCCCAGAGGGTTAAGTaggtaataaaacatttataggTAATGACGGATAACTATTAAAACTTTTACTTGTACGAAATGTTGGAAAATATGATATGAATTATATCTTCTTTACTGGCTATGTTTGTTGTGGTTCTGTCTTATTTTGGATCAACTTGATTTAATAGCAGCGAAGGGGAATGTGTACTTTCACCATTAATGATTTTAATGTGCTGTGGCCTGGCTTTATAttgtttcatcattttaatcACACTTTTGTAGACAATAATCTACAATACACACTgacatgttgctaaaaaaaaggTGAATTAGGCTTGTTTCCATAACTGCCttggaacaaacaaacaatgctGTGTAGTGACGTGAGATGATGGCAGCACAGACCATGTCGCAAATCTCATAAACAAtagaagaagctgaaaacaaaaccagttGTTTGTCAACTGTTACAAAAAACACACGGAACaagaaacagcaaacaaaacttTGGCAATCTTGAAAGAAAAACGAAGAGAAGCCTTGTTGTAGTCAGGAAAGTTACACAATTATTGCACTGGACATGTTTCATGCTGTCCAGAGTAAagacaaaacatccaaaaacagcCAATCAGACATGAGTTAAATTTATGTCACAACCCTTTGGAAAAAAGTTTCCATTTCCCATGCAGCACATTAAGTTGAGCGTGTTTTTTCACAATTTGATATTTGTATCATCTAATTCTAATGTGatacatcaaaataaaatatagtcTCTATATAGTATCTAGTTTATATTTCTGCATCATCAACCTGACCAGGTGTGACCCAAAACATAGCTAAATATGTTCCCACAGcagtaaaatacacatttttttcaaaacagtaATCTTGCTCTAGAGTGAACAGACTCATACCTGATAGTCCAGTGTTCCGTTATCATGGAGGCTGAAGACAGCAGATCCCACGCCTCCTGTCTTTCCTGGAGTCAGTGCATCTCCACTGGACATCACGCTCTGAATAGCTgaaccaaacaaacacagatcaATAACAAAAATCCACTTTCCTGCTCACATTACTTATCTAAAACCATCACCTCTCCCCTCGGACTTTCCCTCCCTTAAACCATAGTGCAGCCTGACAGCATGCAAGATGAGGCAATGATTTCTGTCATGTTAAAATTTTCTGCTTGGTTGAaggaggggaaagaaaagggGCACATTACATTCCCTCACGCTGTGTAGCCACATATACATCGAAACCACATACCCATAATGTCATCCCTTCTCTGAGAAACAGTCATTGAGGAGACAGATTCAATtgaaccactaatcaggaggcgTGTCTGCTGGTGTAATTGTGTGCGAGACCTTGGcccaaaaacatacatatagctgcacacacacatacaaaaaccCACCCAAGGTTAAGCCTTAGAATGAGGTAACCCATGCTGAATGCAGCAGGCTTAAAAAGACTGAGCTGAGAAGACAGGAGAGAATGAGTAACACAGAAAGATGACTGAAGTGTCcagaaaaattctgaaaaatgacacagagacagaaaaaagccAGCAAGGAGGAATGACGCTACAGTTACACAAAGAGGACAGCCGATGATGGGATCGAGACCTGAAGGGAGAGACTCAGAGAAGGAGAGcgggaaagaggaggaggaaaaaggggAAAGGAGTGTGTTGGGTTTGAATTCTTCACGCATAACGTCAAGCTGTTAATCACAGCACTGGAACACCGGCATGGAGAGTCAGGTCCAGCAGACTGTGACCTTGGCAGCACCACTGTGTGAGAGAGACTGtgtgtaaacattttaaaaacaagcatCTTTACGTCGATATTTTTGCGTGTGTGAGAATATAAGCGACTTTCAAAGCGGTTCAAAGCGCTGGAAGCATCGACGTTCCATGTTCATGTTCAACTATGCGTCCTGTGGAAAGACCATGTGTGCACGCTTTAACGGTTTCAGACGACTGGGCTGTCCACAACATTCCTAAaacctctttctgtctctcacacacaaacacacacatgcacacacagtgtTGGTGGGCCACCAAGTCAAACAGAAGGTCTATAAACATGGTTTTCCCCCAGCGATAAGACTTGAAAgatggagacagaaagaaagagtaTTTATAGAggagaatgacaaaaacagtcaCAGATGGATGAGCACAAACCAGctatgacacaaaacacattcTTAGCAGCCTCAGTGTCTGTTGCCTCTGTAGCACTGACTAGCATGtagaagaaaatctgttttcatttcaccTGTTTGAAGGTGTGTGATAGCAGGAGCACTTACTGTCACAAGACTTTCTGCCAGTGATGAAGCCAGAGATTTGTCTGGGATCTGGACCCTCCGTCGCCACAGTGATTTCCAGTTGACCCCGAGATAACCAGAACAGTTCGCGGCTGTTCAGGTCTGTCAGCACCTCTGCAAAGTCTGGATCCTGCACAGATTGAAATAGTTAGTACAAGACTAAGACAATATGTGTGGGTCAGTAAGTGGATAAACCGTATAAAACCAAATT comes from Amphiprion ocellaris isolate individual 3 ecotype Okinawa chromosome 7, ASM2253959v1, whole genome shotgun sequence and encodes:
- the chrd gene encoding chordin; this translates as MLAPRALRCLLCVLSCAWWPHTGAASRLKSAALPIQSEREPQPSKGLTGCSFGGRFYSLEDTWHPDLGEPFGVMHCVQCYCEPQKSRRGKVFGKVNCKNIKQDCPDPDCDDPILLPGHCCKTCPKGSGDRKQTDSVLDSFEYFHEKVKEKEDDLHKSYNDRSYLSSEDVGPGESRTDFVAVLTGVTSSWLPSSSAVARVRFVLTRNSLAFSITYQRMGRPSKIVFLDSDGTTAFEYRVPKGQSDMICGVWKNMAKPLLRQLQSEQMRISMTTSTSRREEVEGKIIKHRALFAETFSSMLTSEEENSGMGGIAMLTLSDTENNLHFILILQGLIKHKGKDPLLVPIRVQLVYRQHILREIRANITSHDPDFAEVLTDLNSRELFWLSRGQLEITVATEGPDPRQISGFITGRKSCDTIQSVMSSGDALTPGKTGGVGSAVFSLHDNGTLDYQVQVAGLSSDVVGLTIELKPRRRNKRSVLYDLTPEYSKTTGQAVGSWSRLEARHIHMLLQNELFINVATAHSQEGELRGQIKALLYSGLDAPRHELPTPLAGHFVSPPVRTGASGHTWLSVDKQCHLHYEIVVAGLSRTDDITVNAHLHGLAEIGEMDDSSTAHKRLLTGFYGSQAQGVLKDISAELLQHLDQGTAFIQVSTKMNPRGEIRGRVHVPNNCESGTKADTDEVEFDDVYQKDPEELKKDPHTCFFENQHHAHGSRWTPNYDKCFSCSCQKRTVICDPVICPVLTCSRTIQPDDKCCPVCDEKREPKDVKAPDRVEEHPEGCYFEGDQKMHAPGTTWHPFVPPFGYIKCAVCTCKGSTGEVHCEKVTCPALTCSQPVRRNPSDCCKECPEEDRTPAGLEHSDMMQADGPRHCKFGKNYYQNSDSWHPWVPLVGEMKCINCWCDHGVTKCQRKQCPILTCSNITRTDGSCCPECVDDRDDDDLMMKASDKRRTLRH